In the genome of Candidatus Palauibacter australiensis, the window GGAGACGGCAGATGGCGGACGCACTCGCCAGCGGAAAGACACCAGACGGCGGCGACGGCCGACAGGATGCCTTCGTCCGGTCCACCTTCCGCCTGGCCACCTGGGTCAACAAGAACATGCGGGCGGTGCTGGTGGGAGCCGCCGGCGTCGCAATGGTCGTCGTGGGCGTCGTGTACTACACGAACTTCCAGGCTTCGGTGCGCGAGCAGGCGGCGTCTGAACTCGCGACGCTGCGCATGACCGCCACCGACCCCGAACTCCTCATCGCCGATCTCGAAACCTACGTCGAACGCTTCGACGGCGTCGCGGCGGCGAACGAGGGCCGACTCGTCCTGGCGCGGACGTACCTCGACCAGGGGCGGTCCGTGGAGGCCGCAGAGATCGCGAGCACGATCTCGGAGGCACCGGACCGTCCGGTCGGCCTCGCCGCCCGCGCGCTCCTCGCCGCGGCGCAGGAAGCGTCCGGCGACGCGGAGACCGCCCTCGCGACGTGGGAAGCGCTGGGTGAGACGGCGCGCTTCGCCTTTCAGCGCCGCGAGGCGCGCGCTTCCGCGGCGAGAATCCTCGCGTCCCTCGGTCGTCTCGCGGAGGCCGAGACGATCTTCGCCGCCATCGCCGAGGAAGCCGCGGGGGAGGACCCGGTGGAAGCCGGCGTCTACCGCCTCCGACTCGGAGAGATCAAGGCCCGGCGCGCGGGCAGCGGCTGAGCTCGGAACACCCCGGCCGGATTCCCGGCACTCCATACGCGGCAGCCATGCAAGGGCTACGGTTCGTGCAGCCCCGAGAATGGCGCATAAGATATATTATGTAAACTACGAAGAGAATGCGACCTCCTGATGCCTTCTTCCCGATACCTTTCCCTTTCACTTCCCTGGTAACGGAACCCCAAGGAGCTTTGCCATGCCCAACGGAGGGTCCGATTGCTGCGGCACGTGCTGGTTCAACCGGGCGAATCGCGGCAGGAGAGGCAGCGGGAACCACGACCGGTCGATCGCGAGTCACTGCGAGATTCGCGACCTGCCGATCCGCAACCCGTTCTACACGTACTGCAGCAATCATCCGTATCGGCTCCGCCGGCGCGAGCCGGTTCCCCTCGGGCCCGTCTTCGTCGCGGAGGGCGCCGAGTCGACCCGCAAGGTCTGGATGGCATCCCCGGACACGGAGGAAATCCGGAACCACCTTCTGAAACTTCTCGCCGACGATGAGGCGGTCGGCGACCACTACCCGTACTTCGGAGCGCCGATCGCGGGTGTCGTCGTCACGCAACTGGCGGAATTCCGCGATCCTCGCGCGATCCCCATCCTGGAGCGTATCGAGCGCGAACTCTCCGACCGGCCGGAACAGGCGAGCTTCATCCGGCGGGCGATCGAGCGGATTCGTGGATCGTCGGGCGAAGGTGGCCCCCGCGAGACCTAGAAGGCGAAGGTGTGGGAGTACTTGACCATGAGCGCCCGTCCCGATGAGAACGGGAGGCGCGGGTCGACGCCGCCGTTCGTGCGGTCCATGAAGTAGCCCTCGTTGTAGACCACCCACAGATCCACGCCCTCTCGGAAGTGGTAGCGGAAGCGCGCGTTCACGCTCACCTGCTCCGTCGTCGAGTTGTATTGTGCGAGCGTGCTCAGCGAGAGGTGCGTGTCGAGCGCGAAATCGAGGTTCAGTCTCGCCAGGTGCGTCGTCAGGAAGTCGCGGTTCGGCAACTCGAAACGGTTGACGTGGTAGCTCGGGCGAAGCTCGAAATGCCGGGAGAGGTTCAGCGCCGGACTCAGGCGAAGGCTCACGCGGCGACCGTCGTAGAAGCTCCCCGCCGAACCGCCGATCTCCCCGCGCACGAGGCCGCCGCGGGCGAGCCGGAGCGAGGCCTCGGCTTCGTGGAACCAGTACTCCCCCGGGTCGATCTTCAGATCCGCGATCTCGAACGGGTCCCGGATGCTCTCGAAGCTCGAACGGGATGTGAGAATCATGAAGGTCCCGGACTTCAAGCCGATCATCATCTGAGGGGCGATAACCCGTGACTCCGGCGTGAGATCCGCGTTCCTGTAGTAGTGCTGCGTCTCGCCGCTCAGCGTCACGGCGCGCAAGGCCGAGTTGGCCCCCATGAACCAGGAATAACCGGCCGATCCTCCGAACAGCGTGAACTCGTTTCGCAGCTGGAAGCCCAGCCGCGGCAGGTAGTCTCCTCCCACGCGGCGATACTGCGCGCTGTAGGCGAACCCTTCCTGCCTCCGCCGCTCGAACTGCGCGAAGAGGGTCCCGGCGTCGAGCGGGTTGCGCTCCGCGACATCATCATCGAAGGACTGCGCCCAGCGCAGCGTCAGGTATTCGTCCCCGAACACCCGAACCTCGCTGTCCGCCCCGTAGGCCACGTTCGTCTTGCCGTACGCATCGACGCGCGTGGTGACGATCCCGCCGATGGACGAATTCTGGTTGAAGACCTGCTGCTTGAGCCGCAGCACGCCCATGTTCTCGCCCGGCCGCCCGACCGCGGGGGCCGTCTGCATGTTCAGCAGACCGAAGTCGAGGCCCCCGGCCCGCCCCACCACGCGCGCACCCCCGTAGATGCGGACGAGTTCGCCGCGGTCGAGCCCGATCCGGCGGCTGAAGAAGACCCGGTCGGTGACGCCGCCGGTGGCGAAGTCGAAGGTTGCCGAGCGTTCCTGGAAGAACTGCCGCTTCTCCGGGAAGAAGAGGGGGAACCGCGTGACATTGATCTGCTGGTCGTCCGCCTCCACCTGGGCGAAGTCCGTGTTCGCGGTGAGGTCGATCGACAGGTTCGACGATGGCGAGTACTTGAAGTCGAGGCCCGGTTCCCCGGTGGGGTCGTCCGTCGTCTCCCAGTACGCCCGCACGTCCGGCGGTTCGCGCAGGGTCGGGATCTGCGTCATCCCCCCGAGCACATACGGCGTCACGTAGATCGGGTTCGCGCGATCCACGCCGCTGAAGGTGACCCGTTGCGCCAGCGACGGTTTACCGAAACCGAAGAACCCGTACTCCGGCGAGATGTCGGGGTAGACGTGGCGTTCGTTCTTGCGCGAGATCGACCGGTAGACGATGAGCCCCATCGTCACTTCCCCGCCCGTATTCTGGAACCCGAGCGTCGAGAACGGGATCTGCATCTCCGCCGACCAGCCGTCGTTCGTCCGCTGGACGGCGGCATTCCAGTGCGCGTTCCAGTCGCTGTTGAAGGGCCGGGTCCCTGCCGTCCACTCCGCGTCGCCCCAGACGGCGCGGTCGGATCGGGCGCCGTTGGGGTTCACCACGAACGCGACGGCCGTCTCGTGGTCGTTGTAGCTGTCGATCACGACCGAGAACTGGTCGTCGCCGCTGAACCCGTCGCGCGCGAAGCTGTTCGCGCGGATCCCGCCGAGGTCCGAATCGAACAGCTGCCCTGAGACGTACAGATACGCTTCGTCGTAGGCGATCCGGATCCGCGTCTCTTCGGTGAGGGTTCCGTCGTACGTGGGCGAATACATCACGAGCGGCACGGGGTCGATCTCATCCCACGCGGGTTCATCGACGAGGCCGTCGACCTGGATGTGCCCCTGCCCGTCGAGCCGGTGGAGAGACACCGAGGGCTTCCCTCGCCCGCCGTCCTGCGCCGCCGCAGCCATCGGCGCCACCGCCACGAGCGTCGCGCACAGCCACAGGGCCGTCCGGACGGCAGACCCCGCTATCCCGATTCCGGCCGGGAAGCCGCCAACTCTCCGGGAAGCGGTCACGCGACGCATCTCTCTACCAGATGAAGGTGTGGGAGTACTTGATCATGACGTTTCGCCCCGCCGACCACGGCAGCCTCGGATCGAACCCGCGGTTCCGTTCGAAGTTGAACCCTTCATTATACACAATCCAGAGGTCCGTGCCCTCCCTGAAGTGATAGCGGAAGCGCGCGTTGACGCTCGTCCGCTCGTCGAGGTTGTTGTACTGCGCGAAGGCGCTGAACGAGATGTGGGTGTTGAAGGCGAAGTTCAGCCGCAACCGGCCCAGGTGCGTCGTCGTCGCCTCGCCCCGGTCGGGGAACTCGAGCCGGTTCACCTCGTAGCCGCCGACGACCTCCAGGTAGCGGGAGATCGTCCACGTGGGGTTGAAGATGAGACCCACGCGCCGCCCATCGTAGAAGCTCCCCGCCGTCGTCCGGATGTCGCCTCGCACGATCGTGCTGCGCGGCAGCTGCCAGTCGATCCCGGCCTCCGCGAAGCGGTACTGGCCCGGCTGGATGGACACCGCGCCGATCGGAAACGGCCGCCGTATGTCCTCGATCTGGCTGTTCGCGTAGGCCGTGATCATCGCGGTCGACTTGAATTCGAGCCGCACCTCGGGACGGATCGAGCGGGATTCGAGGGTGAGGTCGACGTTGCGCTGGTAGTTCTCGCCCACCATCGCCAGGGTGATCGCGTTCAGCGTCGCGTCGGCCCCGCGGAGCCAGGTATGGGCGAACTCGCCGCCGAACAGCGTGAAGTCGTGCCGCAGCTGAAAGCCGAGGCGCGGCAGATAGTCCGGACCCACGCGCCGGTAGAAGAGGTTGTAGGAGACGCCGCGGTCCGTCCGCCGCTCCCAGCGCGCCCGTACGAGGCTCGCGTCGAGCACGTTGCGCTCCCTGACGACCTCGTCCTGCGTCTGCGCCCAGGTCACCGTGAGATACTCGTCCCCGAACAGGCGCAGCTGCGAGTCCAGGCCGTAGGCCACGTTGTTCCGGCCGTTCGAGCCGTAGCGGGTCGTGAGGATCCCGCCGATGAACGAATACGGATTGAGCACCTGCTGCTTGAGGCGCATGACGCCCACGTTCTCGCCCGACCGCCCCGCGGCCGGCGCCGTCTGCATGTTGAGGACCCCGAAGTCCAGGCCGGCGAGCCGGCCGACCAGCCTCGCGCCCCCGTAGATGCGGACGAGTTCGCCCCCTTCGAGCCCGATGCGGCGGCTGAAGAACACGCGGTCCGTGAACCCTCCCGTCCCGAAATCGAAGGTCGAGGAGCGTTCCTGGAAGAACTGCCGTTTCTCGGGGAAGAAGAGCGAGAACCGGGTGAGGTTCACCTGCTGGTCATCCGCCTCCACCTGCGCGAAATCGGTGTTGACGGTGAGGTCGATGGCCAGGTTCGACGAGGGAGAGTACTTGAGATCGACGCCCGGCTCCGCCACCTGGTCCCGCTCGGTCCCCCAGAAGGAGGCGGCGTCCGCCGGTTCCCTGAGGACCGGGGTCCGGCTCAGGCCCCCGAGCACGTACGGCGTCACGTAGGCCGGCGTCGTGGGCCGCACCCCGCGCAGCGTCATGCGCTGGCCCTGCGAAGGCTTGAGGAAGCCCCCCTGCCCCCATTCGCGGCCAATGAACGGGAAGACGTGGCGCTCGTTCTTCCGGGCGAGGAAACGGTAGACGATGATTCCCATCGTCACTTCGTCCCCCTGCGCCTGGAAGCCCAGCGTGGAGAACGGGATCCGGTATTCCGCGAACCAGCCCTCGTCGTTCCGCGAGGTGACGACCTGCCAGTGGGCGTTCCAGTCCACGTTGAACGGCATCACGTCCCCCGTGAAGTCGCCGTCGTTGGAGAGCGAGCGATCCTGGCGGACGCCGGCCGGCGTGGTCCCGAGCCAGACGCCGGTCTCGTAGTCGTTGTAGCTGTCGATCACGACCGAGAGGAGATCGTCCCCGCTGAACGCATCCCGGAGGTAGGTGTTCGCCCGGATGCCCTCGGGGTTCGAGTCGTACATCCGGCCGGAGAGGTACAGGTACTCGTCGTCGTGGGCGAGCCGGACCTCGGTCCGCTCCGTCATCTCGCCCCCGTGGTCCGGAGCCCACATGAACATCGGGAGTGGCTCGATCGCATCCCAGGCCGGCTCGTCGACGACGCCGTCAACGTCGATCTCGCCCGCGAGTCGGGGGATGGGAACCGGAACGGGCGAGCGGAGCCCCGCGGCGTCGACTTGATCCGAGCCCCCGGCCTGCGCGGAGAGCCCGGGCGCCGCGAGCAGGCATACCGGCACAATCCACGCGCACGAAGTCGCGAGTCGCCGACATCGACGGCCGATGTGGGTCAACGGCATGTCCCCAGGGTCGGGGTGGCACCGGGAGCACCGGGAAGGTCTGCTCGCCGAAAGAACACCCCGGCGAGCCCGAGGGTTCAATCCCGGCGGCGGAGGGCGCGCCGCCAGCCGAGGAGCCGGCCCCGGCCCCGGGCTACCAGCTGAAGGTGTGCGAGTACTTGACCATGACGTTCCGCCCGGCCGACCACGGCAGTCTCGGGTCGAATCCTCGCTCGCGGTCGAAGTTCAGCCCTTCGTTGTACACGATCCAGAGATCCGTTCCCTCGCGGAAGTGGTAACGGAAGCGGGCGTTGATGCTCATGCGCTCGTCGAGGTTGTTGTACTGCGCGAACGTGCTGAACGAGACCTGCGGATTGAGAGCGAAGGCGAGCCGCACCCGGCCGAGTTGCGTGGTCGCCGCCTCCCCCCGGTCCGGAAACTCGATCCGGTTCACCTCGTAGCCGCCGCCGATCTCCAGGTAGCGGGACACGCTCCACATCGGGTTGAAGATGAGGCCCGCGCGCCGGCCATCGTAGAAGCTCCCCACCGTCGTCCTGATGTCTCCGCGGAAGATCGCGGTGCGCGGCAGCATCCAGTCGATGCCGACTTCCCGGAACCAGTATTCGCCCGCCGGGATCGAGAGGTCGGTGACGCGGAACGGCGTTCGGATGTCCTCGAACTGCGTGTTCGAATAGGCCGCAATGCGCGACCCCGACTTGAAGGCGAGTTCCAGTTCGGGGCGGATCGATTGCGACTCCGGCGTAACGTCGGCGTTTCGGTAGTAGCTCTCGCCCATCACCGACAGCGTGACGGAGTTCAGCGAAGCGCTCGGACCCTGCAGCCAGGTGTGGCCGACCTCGCCGCCGAAGAGCGTGAAGTCGCTGCGCAACTGGAATCCGAGCCGCGGCGTGTAGTCGGGCCCCACGCGCCGGTAGTAGAGGTTGTACGACAGGCCGCCGTCCGTCCTCCGTTCCCACCGGATGCGAAACAGCGCCGCGTCGAGCGGGTTCCGCTCGTGCACCGCCTCGTCGAACGTCTGTGCCCACGTGAGCGTCACCCACTCGTTGCCGAGAGGGCGAATCTGCGTATCCACGCCGTAGGCGACGTTGTCCTGGCCGTTCCCCCCCAGCCGCGTCGCGACGATCCCGCCCACGAACGAGTACGGATTGAGCACCTGCTGCTTCACGCG includes:
- a CDS encoding tetratricopeptide repeat protein, with amino-acid sequence MADALASGKTPDGGDGRQDAFVRSTFRLATWVNKNMRAVLVGAAGVAMVVVGVVYYTNFQASVREQAASELATLRMTATDPELLIADLETYVERFDGVAAANEGRLVLARTYLDQGRSVEAAEIASTISEAPDRPVGLAARALLAAAQEASGDAETALATWEALGETARFAFQRREARASAARILASLGRLAEAETIFAAIAEEAAGEDPVEAGVYRLRLGEIKARRAGSG
- a CDS encoding DUF5916 domain-containing protein; the protein is MTASRRVGGFPAGIGIAGSAVRTALWLCATLVAVAPMAAAAQDGGRGKPSVSLHRLDGQGHIQVDGLVDEPAWDEIDPVPLVMYSPTYDGTLTEETRIRIAYDEAYLYVSGQLFDSDLGGIRANSFARDGFSGDDQFSVVIDSYNDHETAVAFVVNPNGARSDRAVWGDAEWTAGTRPFNSDWNAHWNAAVQRTNDGWSAEMQIPFSTLGFQNTGGEVTMGLIVYRSISRKNERHVYPDISPEYGFFGFGKPSLAQRVTFSGVDRANPIYVTPYVLGGMTQIPTLREPPDVRAYWETTDDPTGEPGLDFKYSPSSNLSIDLTANTDFAQVEADDQQINVTRFPLFFPEKRQFFQERSATFDFATGGVTDRVFFSRRIGLDRGELVRIYGGARVVGRAGGLDFGLLNMQTAPAVGRPGENMGVLRLKQQVFNQNSSIGGIVTTRVDAYGKTNVAYGADSEVRVFGDEYLTLRWAQSFDDDVAERNPLDAGTLFAQFERRRQEGFAYSAQYRRVGGDYLPRLGFQLRNEFTLFGGSAGYSWFMGANSALRAVTLSGETQHYYRNADLTPESRVIAPQMMIGLKSGTFMILTSRSSFESIRDPFEIADLKIDPGEYWFHEAEASLRLARGGLVRGEIGGSAGSFYDGRRVSLRLSPALNLSRHFELRPSYHVNRFELPNRDFLTTHLARLNLDFALDTHLSLSTLAQYNSTTEQVSVNARFRYHFREGVDLWVVYNEGYFMDRTNGGVDPRLPFSSGRALMVKYSHTFAF
- a CDS encoding DUF5916 domain-containing protein, which gives rise to MPVCLLAAPGLSAQAGGSDQVDAAGLRSPVPVPIPRLAGEIDVDGVVDEPAWDAIEPLPMFMWAPDHGGEMTERTEVRLAHDDEYLYLSGRMYDSNPEGIRANTYLRDAFSGDDLLSVVIDSYNDYETGVWLGTTPAGVRQDRSLSNDGDFTGDVMPFNVDWNAHWQVVTSRNDEGWFAEYRIPFSTLGFQAQGDEVTMGIIVYRFLARKNERHVFPFIGREWGQGGFLKPSQGQRMTLRGVRPTTPAYVTPYVLGGLSRTPVLREPADAASFWGTERDQVAEPGVDLKYSPSSNLAIDLTVNTDFAQVEADDQQVNLTRFSLFFPEKRQFFQERSSTFDFGTGGFTDRVFFSRRIGLEGGELVRIYGGARLVGRLAGLDFGVLNMQTAPAAGRSGENVGVMRLKQQVLNPYSFIGGILTTRYGSNGRNNVAYGLDSQLRLFGDEYLTVTWAQTQDEVVRERNVLDASLVRARWERRTDRGVSYNLFYRRVGPDYLPRLGFQLRHDFTLFGGEFAHTWLRGADATLNAITLAMVGENYQRNVDLTLESRSIRPEVRLEFKSTAMITAYANSQIEDIRRPFPIGAVSIQPGQYRFAEAGIDWQLPRSTIVRGDIRTTAGSFYDGRRVGLIFNPTWTISRYLEVVGGYEVNRLEFPDRGEATTTHLGRLRLNFAFNTHISFSAFAQYNNLDERTSVNARFRYHFREGTDLWIVYNEGFNFERNRGFDPRLPWSAGRNVMIKYSHTFIW